A single window of Psychromonas ingrahamii 37 DNA harbors:
- a CDS encoding GntR family transcriptional regulator: MTRAADKLISQITQDITSGVLQPGDQLKESFLAEKFGVSRTPIREAIRAMVRLGLLEAIPRKGVKVRILNTKELLDLFEVAAGLEGMASRLAAYSLTDEHAKVILSKLENCKVAAENEDKVQYSIANIEFHAAIHEATNNRWLIEQLQHIGIHINTYRSLPYNVRERLSKSTEEHEAICKAILAGEGSTASQLMRDHMMLQGQRLPSVLKFFTK, from the coding sequence ATGACGCGGGCTGCGGACAAACTAATATCACAAATTACACAAGACATTACTTCAGGGGTTTTACAGCCTGGCGATCAACTGAAAGAATCTTTTTTAGCGGAAAAGTTTGGAGTTTCTCGGACACCTATTCGTGAAGCTATAAGAGCCATGGTAAGGCTTGGTTTATTAGAAGCTATCCCAAGAAAGGGAGTAAAAGTCAGAATTTTAAACACGAAAGAACTTTTGGATTTGTTTGAAGTAGCTGCAGGGTTGGAGGGCATGGCTAGTAGGTTAGCAGCATATTCACTCACAGACGAGCATGCAAAGGTAATTCTGAGTAAGTTGGAAAACTGCAAAGTAGCCGCTGAAAATGAGGATAAAGTTCAATATAGTATTGCGAATATAGAATTCCATGCAGCAATTCATGAGGCTACCAATAATCGCTGGTTAATTGAACAACTTCAACATATCGGTATACATATTAATACATATCGTTCTTTACCTTATAACGTTCGAGAACGACTTTCAAAATCAACAGAAGAACACGAGGCTATTTGCAAAGCAATTCTTGCTGGTGAAGGTAGTACAGCGAGTCAGTTAATGCGTGATCATATGATGTTGCAAGGACAACGATTACCATCTGTATTAAAATTTTTCACAAAATAA
- a CDS encoding IS3 family transposase (programmed frameshift) — protein sequence MHYRGEHEYKTYTSEFKTEALGLISEQGYSVQEAASALGITTSLLYSWKQKAEEHANSTVNSDERTELLSLRKEVKQLRMEKEIPKKGQCLLRKRNEVKFRYIRACRSKYPIKLLCNVLQVSRSAFYDWLERPVKINSEEELNMYRTARQLFKRSRGSLGSRQLCKNLRRAGFNVGRYCTRSIMRKLKLVVTQRQAYKVTTKRKHSNSVADNVLNQQFNPAQVNLVWAGYVTYLRTNQGWMYLAIVMDLYSRRVVGWSISKRMTVDLVERALQMAINIREPKAGLMFHSDRSAQYTSGRFSRLLNKYKITASMSSVGACLYNAVVERFFGSLKNEWLLNVVHLTREMMKMDVEEYIRYYNHERLHTTLGDLTPINYENLQSQVSGWT from the exons ATCCACTATCGAGGTGAACATGAATACAAAACTTATACGAGTGAATTTAAAACAGAAGCATTAGGGTTAATCAGTGAGCAAGGTTATAGCGTTCAGGAGGCCGCTTCTGCTTTAGGTATCACAACTAGCCTGCTTTATAGCTGGAAACAAAAAGCCGAAGAGCATGCCAATTCAACGGTAAATTCTGATGAGCGGACGGAGTTATTATCCTTGCGAAAAGAAGTTAAACAGCTTCGTATGGAGAAAGAAATAC CTAAAAAAGGCCAGTGCCTTCTTCGCAAAAGAAATGAAGTAAAGTTTCGATATATTCGAGCATGTCGCTCTAAATATCCAATAAAACTACTTTGTAATGTACTACAAGTGAGTCGTAGTGCATTTTATGATTGGCTTGAACGGCCAGTTAAAATAAATAGTGAAGAAGAGCTGAATATGTACCGTACGGCGCGTCAGCTATTTAAACGCAGTCGTGGCAGTTTAGGCTCTCGCCAGTTGTGCAAGAACTTGAGACGAGCGGGTTTTAATGTGGGCCGTTACTGTACGCGCAGCATCATGCGTAAGCTGAAACTTGTGGTGACCCAACGCCAGGCATATAAAGTAACAACAAAGCGTAAGCATAGTAATAGCGTTGCTGATAACGTATTAAACCAGCAGTTCAATCCCGCACAGGTAAACTTGGTTTGGGCGGGTTATGTAACGTATTTGAGAACCAATCAAGGCTGGATGTATTTAGCCATTGTCATGGACTTATACTCCCGCAGGGTTGTCGGTTGGTCTATCTCGAAACGTATGACTGTTGATTTAGTTGAACGCGCATTACAAATGGCGATTAACATCAGGGAACCTAAAGCTGGATTAATGTTCCATAGTGATAGAAGCGCTCAATATACTAGCGGGCGATTTAGTCGATTGCTGAACAAGTATAAAATAACAGCCTCAATGAGCAGTGTCGGTGCTTGTTTATATAACGCTGTTGTAGAACGATTTTTTGGCAGTTTAAAGAATGAATGGTTATTAAATGTTGTGCATTTAACACGTGAAATGATGAAGATGGATGTTGAAGAATATATCCGTTATTACAACCATGAACGACTTCATACAACACTCGGTGATTTAACGCCGATTAACTATGAAAATTTACAAAGTCAGGTGTCCGGTTGGACTTGA
- a CDS encoding winged helix-turn-helix domain-containing protein has protein sequence MRDEDWSTHMIAQALRIHETSVVRYIDDYVTSEKLTTNSGGSDSYLTDEQTKELIEHLCDVTYLHAHQIADYIKEKYAVIYQIYGLNKWLHQHNFSYKKPKGVPHKFDEDKQADLLRFTSN, from the coding sequence CTGCGCGATGAGGATTGGTCAACACACATGATTGCTCAAGCGTTACGCATACATGAAACCAGTGTTGTTCGATATATTGATGATTATGTAACCAGCGAAAAATTAACGACAAATAGTGGTGGCTCCGACAGTTATCTAACGGATGAGCAAACTAAAGAACTCATCGAGCATTTATGTGACGTCACTTATCTTCATGCACATCAAATCGCGGATTATATTAAAGAAAAGTATGCCGTTATCTATCAGATATACGGATTGAATAAATGGTTACATCAGCATAATTTCAGCTATAAAAAACCCAAAGGTGTACCTCATAAATTTGATGAAGATAAGCAAGCCGATTTATTGCGTTTTACGAGCAACTAA
- the tnpA gene encoding IS200/IS605 family transposase, with translation MLDTQRNTHHVYRLIYHFVWIPKYRHKVFNEPHRSTIKAIIQKIGYDYDIDIVELEIPEDHIHMVIRGIPEQSPSDVMQIIKSITAREFFRTYPEIKKKYFWGGKLWTQSVFVETIGNATEEVIRKYVQNQLIELDRKEINSDQLDLF, from the coding sequence GTGCTGGATACTCAAAGAAATACACATCATGTTTATCGATTAATATATCACTTTGTTTGGATACCTAAATATCGTCACAAAGTATTCAATGAGCCTCATCGTTCTACGATTAAAGCTATAATTCAAAAAATTGGATATGATTACGATATCGATATAGTGGAATTAGAAATACCAGAAGATCATATTCATATGGTGATTAGGGGAATACCTGAGCAGTCACCAAGTGATGTAATGCAAATAATTAAAAGTATTACAGCACGTGAATTTTTCAGGACTTATCCTGAAATTAAAAAGAAATACTTCTGGGGAGGTAAATTATGGACTCAAAGTGTCTTTGTTGAAACTATTGGAAATGCCACTGAAGAAGTCATTAGGAAATATGTTCAAAACCAACTGATTGAATTAGATCGTAAAGAAATAAACTCAGATCAGCTGGACTTGTTTTAA
- a CDS encoding maleate cis-trans isomerase family protein, whose protein sequence is MKIKSRNYRVGLIVPSSNITMETEIPSLLRGREAILPERFTFHSSRMRMKSVTKEELERMDDDSLRCALELSDAAVDVQAYACLVAIMSRGKGYHRVAEERLYRVSLENGIPAPVISSAGALVESLHEIGAKKVSIICPYMKPLSRLVVNYIESEGIEVQDYLALEIPDNLKVGAQDPNAPTELWKKLDVTGIDAIVASACVQMPSLQSIEKIERASGLPTLSAAVATTRSILKALKLDPVAPGGGTLLTPSNS, encoded by the coding sequence ATGAAGATCAAATCTAGAAATTATCGTGTTGGGCTAATTGTGCCTAGTTCAAATATTACAATGGAAACCGAAATACCTTCACTATTGCGTGGTCGTGAAGCAATTTTACCTGAACGTTTTACGTTTCACTCCTCTCGCATGAGAATGAAAAGTGTTACAAAAGAAGAGCTTGAGCGAATGGATGATGATAGTTTGCGTTGCGCATTAGAATTATCCGATGCAGCGGTTGATGTACAAGCTTACGCTTGTCTCGTTGCGATTATGAGCCGAGGTAAAGGTTACCATCGAGTGGCGGAAGAAAGGTTATACAGAGTAAGCTTGGAAAATGGTATACCTGCTCCTGTTATTAGTTCAGCAGGTGCATTAGTTGAAAGCCTACATGAGATAGGTGCTAAGAAAGTATCCATCATTTGTCCCTATATGAAACCGCTCTCTCGACTGGTGGTAAACTATATTGAAAGTGAAGGGATAGAAGTTCAAGATTACCTGGCATTAGAAATTCCCGATAATTTAAAAGTTGGGGCCCAAGATCCAAATGCACCAACTGAATTGTGGAAAAAACTTGACGTTACTGGTATCGATGCCATTGTTGCTTCTGCTTGTGTACAAATGCCATCGTTACAATCAATTGAAAAAATTGAAAGAGCTTCTGGTTTACCAACATTATCTGCTGCGGTAGCCACAACCCGTAGTATTTTAAAAGCACTCAAACTCGACCCTGTAGCACCAGGGGGAGGCACATTATTAACACCAAGTAATTCATAA
- a CDS encoding TRAP transporter large permease: MDPLILSALVGITTILILFSGVSVGIGLLVVSGLFLIVFDGLQSLQLMPEIFFGKLDSFALLSIPMFILMGSTISSTKAGADLYEALERWLTRVPGGLVVSNLGACALFAAMSGSSPATCAAIGKMGIPEMLKRGYPEGIATGSIAAGGTLGILIPPSVTMIVYGIATETSIGRLFLAGVLPGLMLVGLFMAWSIYATWRSGNRALMTPINYSWREKFEILPRVLPFVGIIIAVLYTMYGGIATPSETAALGAIMCLVVAMIIYRLTSPKDLWTILRDSTRESVMILFIIAAAGVFSYMLSSLYITQAIAEWIGALEINRWSLMILINFFLIIAGFFLPPVAVILMTAPILLPVLMNAGFDPIWFAVVLTINMEIGLISPPVGLNLYVINGITPNISLKTILWGSLPFVACMIIAIVLLCLFPSIATWLPEAVMGSAI, from the coding sequence ATGGATCCTCTAATTCTTAGTGCCTTGGTCGGTATAACGACCATTCTTATATTGTTTTCTGGTGTATCTGTTGGTATTGGTTTGCTCGTAGTTTCAGGATTATTTTTGATTGTTTTTGATGGATTACAGTCGTTACAGCTAATGCCAGAAATATTTTTTGGCAAATTGGATAGCTTTGCTCTTTTATCAATCCCTATGTTTATTCTCATGGGATCGACTATATCCTCTACAAAAGCAGGCGCTGATTTGTATGAAGCGCTAGAGCGATGGTTAACAAGAGTTCCCGGTGGTTTAGTGGTATCAAATTTGGGGGCTTGTGCTCTGTTTGCTGCTATGTCCGGTTCTAGCCCTGCCACTTGTGCAGCGATTGGGAAAATGGGTATTCCTGAAATGCTTAAGCGAGGTTATCCTGAAGGAATTGCAACCGGATCAATTGCTGCCGGTGGTACATTAGGAATTTTAATTCCTCCATCAGTCACCATGATTGTTTATGGCATTGCAACAGAGACATCAATTGGTCGTTTATTTCTTGCAGGAGTGCTGCCTGGCCTGATGCTTGTGGGATTGTTCATGGCTTGGTCTATATACGCAACTTGGCGTTCAGGTAACCGTGCGTTAATGACACCAATCAATTATAGCTGGCGAGAAAAATTCGAAATACTGCCTCGTGTATTACCATTTGTTGGCATTATTATTGCTGTGCTTTATACCATGTATGGCGGTATTGCAACGCCATCTGAAACAGCAGCTCTGGGCGCAATAATGTGCTTAGTTGTTGCGATGATTATTTATCGTTTAACTAGTCCGAAAGATTTGTGGACAATATTGCGCGATAGCACCAGAGAGAGCGTAATGATTTTATTTATCATTGCAGCAGCGGGCGTTTTTTCTTATATGTTGTCTAGCCTTTATATTACTCAAGCAATAGCTGAGTGGATTGGAGCACTAGAAATTAATCGTTGGAGTTTAATGATTTTAATTAATTTCTTTTTGATTATAGCGGGATTCTTCCTCCCTCCGGTAGCAGTAATTTTAATGACAGCCCCTATTTTGTTGCCTGTGCTTATGAATGCTGGCTTTGACCCTATCTGGTTTGCTGTAGTCCTTACCATCAATATGGAAATTGGTTTAATTTCACCACCAGTCGGTTTAAATCTTTATGTGATTAATGGCATTACTCCAAACATTTCTTTGAAAACTATTCTGTGGGGTTCATTACCTTTTGTTGCCTGCATGATTATTGCCATTGTTTTACTCTGCTTGTTCCCTAGCATTGCTACATGGCTACCTGAGGCCGTAATGGGCTCAGCTATATAA
- a CDS encoding TRAP transporter small permease: MTVHSTINSSNSSDSSDISPSNDKERPFFLKITSWLSTISGWCSASMTLAAVFITCQMIFVRFVLNGSTTWQTEAIIYLILGATLIGLPFVQQVRGHVNVDLIPLMLPSRARYYLAIFTLTLSAVVIGTMFWYSFEYWHLLFSRGWTTDSVWAVRLWIPHSSMIIGFGLLFLQLVADLVAVLLKIDKPFGLGEN; the protein is encoded by the coding sequence ATGACAGTTCACTCTACTATTAATTCATCTAATTCATCTGATTCATCTGATATTAGCCCTTCTAATGACAAGGAAAGACCTTTTTTTCTGAAAATAACCTCTTGGTTATCGACAATTTCTGGTTGGTGTTCAGCATCTATGACGTTGGCTGCAGTTTTTATTACTTGCCAAATGATCTTTGTTAGATTTGTGCTTAATGGCTCTACCACATGGCAGACCGAAGCTATTATTTATTTAATTCTTGGTGCAACTCTTATTGGTTTACCTTTTGTACAACAAGTACGCGGGCACGTTAATGTAGATTTAATCCCCTTGATGTTACCTTCTCGTGCACGCTATTACTTGGCGATTTTTACTTTAACTTTATCTGCTGTTGTCATAGGTACTATGTTTTGGTATAGCTTTGAATACTGGCACTTATTGTTTTCTCGTGGCTGGACAACAGACAGTGTTTGGGCAGTTAGATTATGGATTCCACATTCATCGATGATCATTGGTTTTGGTTTACTTTTTTTACAATTAGTTGCCGATTTAGTTGCTGTTTTATTAAAAATTGATAAACCTTTTGGGTTGGGAGAAAACTAA
- the dctP gene encoding TRAP transporter substrate-binding protein DctP — protein MLKSHIIKSLTFTTILLSSGALSATELNLSHQWSTNDVRHKVVKIIADEVSAANVDLNITIFPSKSLFKPKEQYTLMSRNLLDMSIFPLSYAAGQQPAFDLTLMPGLVKNHDHAVRLIESPFMDGIKDKMAQDDVMVLVDGYLAGGFVSKGECIEKPSDMEGLQARAAGKSFEQMLIGAGASITSMSSAEIYSAMQTDILDVANTSSSSFVSYRIYEQVKCYTPASKDVALWFLYQPVIMNKTKFEKLNSTQQEALLAASKKAEAYYSKEAKLQDSNSVEVFRKAGVKIGTMTPEDFDEWKNLARETSYKKFLESYPEGEELLDMALSVK, from the coding sequence ATGCTTAAATCACACATAATAAAAAGTTTGACGTTTACCACAATTTTACTTTCATCAGGAGCCTTAAGCGCTACTGAATTAAACCTCTCTCATCAATGGTCTACAAACGATGTACGCCATAAAGTTGTGAAAATCATTGCTGACGAAGTATCTGCAGCTAATGTAGATCTAAATATTACAATTTTCCCTTCAAAGTCATTATTTAAACCTAAAGAGCAATATACTCTAATGAGTAGAAACTTACTTGATATGTCAATTTTTCCATTAAGTTACGCTGCAGGACAACAGCCAGCTTTTGATTTAACCCTAATGCCAGGCTTAGTCAAAAATCATGATCATGCGGTCAGATTAATAGAATCGCCATTTATGGATGGTATAAAAGATAAAATGGCACAAGACGATGTTATGGTGCTGGTCGACGGTTATCTTGCTGGTGGATTTGTGAGTAAAGGCGAGTGTATAGAAAAGCCTAGTGATATGGAAGGTCTTCAAGCTCGTGCAGCCGGTAAATCCTTTGAACAGATGTTAATTGGAGCGGGTGCGTCTATCACCTCAATGAGTTCAGCTGAGATCTATAGCGCAATGCAAACAGATATTTTAGATGTAGCTAATACTTCTTCATCTTCTTTCGTTTCTTATCGTATTTATGAACAAGTAAAGTGTTACACCCCAGCATCTAAAGACGTCGCTCTTTGGTTTTTATACCAGCCAGTCATTATGAATAAAACTAAATTTGAAAAACTAAATTCAACTCAACAAGAAGCTCTATTGGCTGCAAGTAAAAAAGCAGAAGCTTATTACTCAAAAGAGGCTAAGTTACAAGATTCAAATTCAGTCGAAGTGTTTCGAAAAGCGGGTGTTAAAATCGGTACTATGACACCTGAAGACTTTGATGAGTGGAAAAACCTTGCTCGAGAAACATCTTACAAAAAGTTTTTAGAAAGCTACCCTGAGGGTGAAGAACTATTGGATATGGCCCTGTCTGTTAAATAA
- a CDS encoding sulfite exporter TauE/SafE family protein — translation MLEIEWILSFLLLGTFVGVMAGLLGIGGGGIMVPILTTIFLAQGLPVEKVVHLALGTSMASMIFTSFSSMRAHNSNDAVIWVIVKGISLGVLLGTFFATFVASKIDSIYLAIFFSIFMAYVSIQMFLNKKPQPDKNISGNKEIFFAGTGIGAISAFVSIGGGSLTVPYLVWRNINIKKAVGTSAAIGLPISIAGTLGYLINGWSNTSVENYTFGFIYLPAVVLISITSFFSAPYGVKLAHYLPVSVLKKIFSLLLITLSIKMLMTII, via the coding sequence GTGTTAGAAATTGAATGGATTTTATCTTTTTTGTTACTCGGTACATTTGTTGGTGTTATGGCTGGATTGTTAGGTATCGGCGGTGGTGGAATTATGGTTCCCATTCTAACAACAATTTTTTTGGCTCAAGGGCTTCCAGTCGAAAAAGTAGTTCATTTAGCTTTAGGTACGTCAATGGCTTCTATGATTTTTACTTCTTTTTCAAGTATGAGAGCGCACAACTCAAATGATGCTGTAATTTGGGTAATTGTTAAAGGTATTAGTTTAGGTGTTTTATTGGGGACATTTTTTGCCACATTTGTTGCATCTAAAATTGACTCTATCTATCTTGCTATATTCTTTTCAATTTTTATGGCGTATGTGTCTATCCAAATGTTTTTAAATAAAAAACCACAACCAGATAAAAACATCTCGGGGAATAAAGAAATATTTTTTGCCGGTACGGGTATTGGTGCTATTTCCGCTTTCGTTTCTATTGGCGGTGGTTCTTTAACTGTTCCATATTTAGTTTGGAGAAATATAAATATTAAAAAAGCTGTAGGTACCTCAGCAGCTATTGGTTTACCTATCTCGATAGCAGGGACTTTAGGCTACCTAATTAATGGGTGGTCAAATACGTCGGTAGAAAACTATACTTTTGGGTTTATATATCTACCAGCTGTTGTATTAATATCAATAACCAGTTTTTTCAGTGCGCCTTATGGTGTAAAACTAGCTCATTATTTGCCAGTTTCAGTGTTAAAGAAGATATTTTCATTATTGTTAATCACTCTTAGTATCAAAATGTTAATGACAATAATTTAA
- a CDS encoding NUDIX domain-containing protein, with amino-acid sequence MANTLKNFKLQPLVDAKFIKTSLATYEQNGVKKSWEVVKAHDSVAILIYHKEKEAFVLVEQFRPAVYLNNDNGLTIELCAGIVDKDLSLKQIAKEEIEEECGYDIALERIEEITSFHTSVGFAGSRQILYYAEVDQSMKVNEGGGIDAEMIEVVYLPINEAKALIFDVSIAKTSGLMFAFMWWFEQHKNG; translated from the coding sequence ATGGCCAATACGCTCAAAAATTTTAAACTTCAGCCTTTAGTTGATGCGAAATTTATTAAAACTTCACTGGCAACCTATGAGCAAAACGGTGTCAAAAAATCATGGGAAGTAGTCAAAGCGCATGACTCTGTAGCTATCCTTATTTATCATAAAGAAAAAGAGGCTTTTGTGCTTGTAGAACAGTTCCGCCCGGCAGTGTATTTGAACAATGATAATGGATTAACCATTGAGCTGTGCGCGGGTATTGTCGATAAAGACCTCTCTTTAAAACAGATAGCCAAAGAAGAAATAGAAGAAGAGTGCGGCTATGATATAGCGCTTGAGAGGATAGAAGAAATCACCTCTTTTCATACCTCCGTAGGCTTTGCCGGAAGCAGGCAAATACTCTACTATGCAGAAGTTGATCAGAGTATGAAGGTCAATGAAGGCGGCGGTATCGATGCTGAAATGATCGAAGTTGTGTACCTGCCGATAAACGAAGCCAAAGCGCTTATTTTTGATGTCAGCATCGCAAAAACATCCGGGCTTATGTTTGCATTTATGTGGTGGTTTGAACAGCACAAGAATGGCTAA
- a CDS encoding EamA family transporter — MGIIVLASFSTFEQAWLFIILSVLMHVSWNLMARQVNPKADFLWWGLLGHLLLLGGYGLYHLVQIEWSWTLTGLIAITAFANSLYFLSLREAYALAPVAFVYPIARSSPILVAIWALWIFDETLSNLACLGILVSIIGLWILGNTVKHKHNPKVLLWTLSAAFFTSIYSLSDKAISQQIDSFSALLGVVTLGYLSAWITLCLYRKKHCETIIPAVCPHLGVWLAGSLFIGTAYALVILAMQTLPTAYVLSMTNIGILLAVVLSILFFKDRVHLKQKIVATLFITSGLLILGIFG, encoded by the coding sequence ATGGGAATTATAGTGCTGGCCTCTTTTTCTACCTTTGAACAGGCCTGGCTGTTTATTATTCTTTCGGTACTGATGCACGTCAGCTGGAATTTAATGGCTCGACAGGTCAACCCTAAAGCCGACTTTTTATGGTGGGGGTTATTGGGTCATCTTCTTTTATTGGGTGGTTATGGTTTGTATCACTTAGTGCAAATCGAATGGAGCTGGACATTGACAGGTTTGATTGCCATCACCGCTTTTGCGAATAGCCTGTATTTTCTCTCTTTACGAGAAGCTTACGCTTTAGCGCCTGTTGCTTTTGTCTATCCTATTGCCCGCAGCTCTCCCATTCTGGTGGCTATTTGGGCGTTATGGATTTTTGACGAAACGCTCTCTAATCTAGCTTGCCTTGGCATTTTAGTCAGTATTATTGGCTTGTGGATACTGGGCAATACAGTGAAACATAAGCACAACCCCAAAGTGCTATTATGGACACTCTCAGCGGCTTTTTTTACCAGTATCTATTCGCTATCGGATAAAGCAATCAGCCAGCAGATAGATAGCTTTTCGGCTTTATTAGGGGTAGTTACGCTGGGTTATTTGTCTGCTTGGATAACATTATGCCTCTATCGGAAAAAACATTGTGAAACTATTATTCCTGCCGTCTGTCCGCATTTAGGTGTGTGGCTCGCAGGCAGCCTGTTTATTGGAACCGCCTATGCTTTGGTGATACTCGCTATGCAAACCCTACCCACCGCTTATGTGCTATCCATGACCAATATTGGCATTTTATTAGCCGTGGTTTTATCCATACTGTTTTTTAAAGATCGCGTTCATCTTAAGCAAAAAATAGTTGCGACCCTATTTATTACCAGTGGTTTGTTGATCTTAGGAATTTTTGGTTAA
- the phnP gene encoding phosphonate metabolism protein PhnP: protein MKFTFLGTGSVKGAPVYGCECIVCNRALANPDLRRNPACGFLEIAGQLGTVRLLIDAGYHHLAERFPPGSLDAVLLTHFHMDHVQGLFPIRWGVGETIPVFSPDDPKGCDDLFKYPGIFDFSQKTRPFQTFEFKDLLITPIPLVHSKLTMGYVIELNGKRFAYLCDSGLLRRDVKQYLIDQPIDLMILDCEQPPLETAPRNHNDLTRALEIFAEVQPKKLVLTHISHNLDEYFINHPNCLPENVAIGYDNQAWEL, encoded by the coding sequence ATGAAATTTACTTTTTTAGGCACAGGCTCAGTGAAGGGCGCTCCCGTTTATGGTTGTGAGTGCATAGTATGTAATAGAGCACTCGCTAACCCCGATTTACGGCGTAATCCCGCTTGCGGTTTTTTAGAAATAGCTGGGCAATTGGGTACGGTACGTTTATTAATTGATGCCGGTTATCACCATCTTGCCGAGCGGTTTCCACCGGGCAGTTTAGACGCTGTTTTACTGACTCATTTCCACATGGATCATGTGCAGGGCCTATTCCCTATTCGCTGGGGAGTCGGCGAAACTATTCCAGTTTTTTCACCCGATGATCCAAAAGGCTGTGATGATCTGTTTAAGTATCCCGGAATATTTGATTTTTCTCAAAAAACACGGCCATTTCAGACATTTGAATTTAAAGATCTTCTTATTACCCCGATCCCATTAGTTCACTCCAAACTAACCATGGGTTATGTTATTGAGTTAAATGGTAAACGTTTTGCATATTTGTGTGATTCCGGTTTACTGCGTCGTGATGTAAAGCAATACCTCATTGACCAACCTATTGATCTTATGATTCTAGATTGCGAGCAACCACCGCTTGAAACTGCGCCAAGAAATCATAATGATTTAACCCGGGCCTTAGAGATATTTGCAGAGGTTCAGCCTAAAAAACTGGTGCTTACTCATATTAGTCATAATTTAGATGAGTACTTTATCAATCATCCAAACTGCCTACCTGAAAATGTGGCCATAGGTTATGACAACCAAGCATGGGAATTATAG
- the phnN gene encoding phosphonate metabolism protein/1,5-bisphosphokinase (PRPP-forming) PhnN: MPNSIIKKYPSKGKLFYVIGASGVGKDSLLHYARQRLANESLVFAHRYITRPVELKGENHIQLTKEEFNNRLQRGCFKFNWHSHELDYGIGVEVDRWLMQGSNVVINGSRGYLNTAVALHPGLVPVLIQVDSNLLHERLIKRGRETLEQIEKRIQRAQAFVGLTSPNMQIIENNSELSVAGEQLVSLLRNQAVKIL, from the coding sequence ATGCCTAATTCGATTATTAAAAAGTATCCCTCTAAGGGTAAACTTTTCTATGTGATTGGCGCGTCGGGTGTAGGTAAAGACTCTTTGCTGCATTATGCACGGCAGCGCCTGGCCAATGAATCGCTGGTTTTTGCACATCGTTATATTACACGCCCGGTAGAGTTGAAGGGTGAAAATCACATTCAGCTTACGAAGGAAGAATTTAACAATCGTCTACAACGGGGCTGTTTTAAATTTAATTGGCACTCCCACGAGTTAGATTACGGGATTGGCGTCGAAGTGGATAGATGGTTAATGCAGGGGTCAAATGTGGTTATTAATGGCTCCAGAGGTTATTTAAATACGGCAGTGGCATTACATCCAGGTCTTGTGCCGGTATTGATTCAAGTGGATTCAAATTTATTACATGAGCGCTTAATTAAGCGTGGACGTGAAACATTAGAACAAATTGAAAAACGTATTCAACGAGCACAAGCCTTTGTGGGATTAACTTCCCCAAATATGCAAATTATTGAAAATAACAGTGAGCTTTCTGTTGCTGGAGAACAGTTGGTAAGCTTACTTAGAAATCAGGCAGTGAAAATCTTATGA